In a single window of the Cucumis melo cultivar AY chromosome 11, USDA_Cmelo_AY_1.0, whole genome shotgun sequence genome:
- the CCD7 gene encoding carotenoid cleavage dioxygenase 7, chloroplastic isoform X1, with protein MKANSLTPSLPLQFPSPVKLPPPTGIRFPSSLTPKAISISTPNTNRISINKNDDDSIAAFWDYQFLFISQRTETENPAVLRLVDGAIPPDFPSGTYYLTGPGMFSDDHGSTVHPLDGHGYLRAFAFEKDEVAFMAKYVKTEAKMEEHDPETDRWRFTHRGPFSVLKGGKKLGNTKVMKNVANTSVLRWGGRLLCLWEGGDPYEIRPEDLDTVGKFSAFDGGGDHDSPSRGGTYDGGFWRFAAELLKPVLYGVFKMPPKRLLSHYKVDAQRNRLLIMSCNAEDMLLPTSHFTFYEFDSNFKLLQKKDLVIDDHLMIHDWAFTHNHYILFANRIKLDVIGAMGAITGVSPMISALSVNTNKSTSPIYLIPRFGEDSNKDCKETIVEVPSRLWVLHVGNAFEIIHEEDGTLDFQIHASSCSYQWFNFKKLFGYNWQTGKLDPSVMNPNETKSKQFPHLVKVCISLSKNGKCEKCSVEPLSQWPKSSDFPIINPKFSGLKHNYLYAATSSGNRRSLPSFPFDMIVKLDAVSSTVRTWFAGNRRFVGEPVFVPKGDEEDDGYLLVVEYAVSIQRCYLIILDAQRFGEADGVVARFEVPKHLNFPLGFHGFWAANT; from the exons ATGAAGGCCAATTCACTCACTCCATCTCTTCCTCTCCAATTTCCATCGCCCGTCAAACTTCCTCCGCCCACCGGTATACGATTTCCATCTTCTCTAACGCCCAAAGCCATATCGATTTCCACTCCAAACACCAACCGGATATCCATCAACAAAAACGACGACGATTCCATCGCAGCCTTTTGGGACTACCAATTCCTCTTCATTTCACAGCGGACCGAGACGGAAAACCCCGCCGTCCTCCGCCTAGTCGATGGCGCCATACCACCAGATTTTCCTTCTGGCACATACTACCTTACTGGACCGGGCATGTTCTCCGACGACCATGGATCGACAGTGCATCCTCTCGACGGGCATGGGTATTTAAGAGCGTTTGCTTTCGAGAAGGATGAGGTGGCTTTCATGGCGAAGTACGTGAAAACGGAGGCGAAAATGGAGGAGCATGATCCGGAGACCGACAGGTGGCGGTTTACGCATAGAGGACCGTTCTCGGTGCTGAAGGGAGGGAAGAAATTAGGGAATACTAAGGTGATGAAAAATGTGGCCAATACGAGTGTGCTTCGGTGGGGTGGCCGCCTTCTCTGCCTTTGGGAGGGCGGCGATCCCTACGAAATTCGGCCGGAGGATTTGGATACGGTTGGGAAGTTTAGTGCTTTTGACGGTGGTGGTGATCATGATTCGCCGTCCCGCGGCGGAACTTACGATGGTGGGTTTTGGCGTTTTGCTGCGGAGCTTTTGAAGCCTGTGCTATACG GAGTATTCAAGATGCCACCAAAGAGGTTATTGTCTCATTACAAAGTTGATGCTCAAAGGAATAGACTTCTCATAATGTCATGCAATGCTGAGGATATGCTTCTACCAACTAGCCATTTCACTTTTTATG AATTTGACAGCAATTTCAAGTTATTACAAAAGAAAGATTTGGTTATTGATGATCACTTGATGATCCATGATTGGGCTTTCACTCATAATCATTATATCCTCTTTGCTAATCGAATTAAGCTTGATGTCATCG GTGCAATGGGTGCAATTACTGGAGTATCTCCAATGATATCTGCACTTAGTGTAAACACAAACAAAAGCACTTCTCCAATTTATTTGATCCCAAGGTTTGGTGAAGATTCAAACAAAGATTGTAAAGAAACTATTGTTGAAGTTCCTTCTAGGCTTTGGGTTCTTCATGTTGGCAATGCCTTTGAGATTATTCATGAAGAAGATGGTACCTTGGACTTCCAAATCCATGCCTCTTCTTGCTCATATCAATGGttcaatttcaaaaaattatttg GTTATAATTGGCAGACTGGAAAACTTGATCCTTCTGTCATGAACCCGAATGAAACCAAAAGTAAGCAATTTCCTCACCTAGTTAAG GTATGCATTAGTTTAAGTAAGAATGGGAAGTGTGAAAAGTGCAGTGTGGAGCCTTTGAGCCAGTGGCCCAAATCCTCAGATTTCCCAATAATAAACCCTAAGTTCTCAGGTCTAAAACACAATTACTTATATGCTGCAACTTCCTCCGGTAATCGGCGGTCGCTACCGTCGTTTCCGTTTGATATGATTGTAAAGCTCGATGCAGTCTCAAGCACTGTCAGAACATGGTTTGCTGGTAATCGGAGATTCGTCGGAGAACCTGTTTTTGTTCCCAaaggagatgaagaagatgatggataTCTTCTCGTGGTTGAG TATGCAGTATCAATACAAAGATGCTATCTTATTATTTTGGACGCTCAAAGATTTGGAGAAGCAGATGGAGTTGTGGCAAGATTTGAAGTCCCAAAGCACTTGAATTTCCCTTTAGGCTTCCATGGTTTTTGGGCTGCTAACACCTAA
- the CCD7 gene encoding carotenoid cleavage dioxygenase 7, chloroplastic (The RefSeq protein has 3 substitutions compared to this genomic sequence), giving the protein MKANSLTPSLPLQFPSPVKLPPPTGIRFPSSLTPKAISISTPNTNRISINKNDDDSIAAFWDYQFLFISQRTETENPAVLRLVDGAIPPDFPSGTYYLTGPGMFSDDHGSTVHPLDGHGYLRAFAFEKDEVAFMAKYVKTEAKMEEHDPETDRWRFTHRGPFSVLKGGKKLGNTKVMKNVANTSVLRWGGRLLCLWEGGDPYEIRPEDLDTVGKFSAFDGGGDHDSPSRGGTYDGGFWRFAAELLKPVLYGVFKMPPKRLLSHYKVDAQRNRLLIMSCNAEDMLLPTSHFTFYEFDSNFKLLQKKDLVIDDHLMIHDWAFTDNHYILFANRIKLDVIGAMGAITGVSPMISALSVNTNKSTSPIYLIPRFGEDSNKDCKETIVEVPSRLWVLHVGNAFEIIHEEDGTLDFQIHASSCSYQWFNFKKLFGYNWQTGKLDPSVMNPNETKSKQFPHLVKVCISLSKNGKCEKCSVEPLSQWPKSSDFPIINPKFSGLKHNYLYAATSSGNRRSLPSFPFDMIVKLDAVPSTVRTWFAGNRRFVGEPVFVPKGDGEDDGYLLVVEYAVSIQRCYLIILDAQRFGEADGVVARFEVPKHLNFPLGFHGFWAANT; this is encoded by the exons ATGAAGGCCAATTCACTCACTCCATCTCTTCCTCTCCAATTTCCATCGCCCGTCAAACTTCCTCCGCCCACCGGTATACGATTTCCATCTTCTCTAACGCCCAAAGCCATATCGATTTCCACTCCAAACACCAACCGGATATCCATCAACAAAAACGACGACGATTCCATCGCAGCCTTTTGGGACTACCAATTCCTCTTCATTTCACAGCGGACCGAGACGGAAAACCCCGCCGTCCTCCGCCTAGTCGATGGCGCCATACCACCAGATTTTCCTTCTGGCACATACTACCTTACTGGACCGGGCATGTTCTCCGACGACCATGGATCGACAGTGCATCCTCTCGACGGGCATGGGTATTTAAGAGCGTTTGCTTTCGAGAAGGATGAGGTGGCTTTCATGGCGAAGTACGTGAAAACGGAGGCGAAAATGGAGGAGCATGATCCGGAGACCGACAGGTGGCGGTTTACGCATAGAGGACCGTTCTCGGTGCTGAAGGGAGGGAAGAAATTAGGGAATACTAAGGTGATGAAAAATGTGGCCAATACGAGTGTGCTTCGGTGGGGTGGCCGCCTTCTCTGCCTTTGGGAGGGCGGCGATCCCTACGAAATTCGGCCGGAGGATTTGGATACGGTTGGGAAGTTTAGTGCTTTTGACGGTGGTGGTGATCATGATTCGCCGTCCCGCGGCGGAACTTACGATGGTGGGTTTTGGCGTTTTGCTGCGGAGCTTTTGAAGCCTGTGCTATACG GAGTATTCAAGATGCCACCAAAGAGGTTATTGTCTCATTACAAAGTTGATGCTCAAAGGAATAGACTTCTCATAATGTCATGCAATGCTGAGGATATGCTTCTACCAACTAGCCATTTCACTTTTTATG AATTTGACAGCAATTTCAAGTTATTACAAAAGAAAGATTTGGTTATTGATGATCACTTGATGATCCATGATTGGGCTTTCACTCATAATCATTATATCCTCTTTGCTAATCGAATTAAGCTTGATGTCATCG GTGCAATGGGTGCAATTACTGGAGTATCTCCAATGATATCTGCACTTAGTGTAAACACAAACAAAAGCACTTCTCCAATTTATTTGATCCCAAGGTTTGGTGAAGATTCAAACAAAGATTGTAAAGAAACTATTGTTGAAGTTCCTTCTAGGCTTTGGGTTCTTCATGTTGGCAATGCCTTTGAGATTATTCATGAAGAAGATGGTACCTTGGACTTCCAAATCCATGCCTCTTCTTGCTCATATCAATGGttcaatttcaaaaaattatttg GTTATAATTGGCAGACTGGAAAACTTGATCCTTCTGTCATGAACCCGAATGAAACCAAAAGTAAGCAATTTCCTCACCTAGTTAAG GTATGCATTAGTTTAAGTAAGAATGGGAAGTGTGAAAAGTGCAGTGTGGAGCCTTTGAGCCAGTGGCCCAAATCCTCAGATTTCCCAATAATAAACCCTAAGTTCTCAGGTCTAAAACACAATTACTTATATGCTGCAACTTCCTCCGGTAATCGGCGGTCGCTACCGTCGTTTCCGTTTGATATGATTGTAAAGCTCGATGCAGTCTCAAGCACTGTCAGAACATGGTTTGCTGGTAATCGGAGATTCGTCGGAGAACCTGTTTTTGTTCCCAaaggagatgaagaagatgatggataTCTTCTCGTGGTTGAG TATGCAGTATCAATACAAAGATGCTATCTTATTATTTTGGACGCTCAAAGATTTGGAGAAGCAGATGGAGTTGTGGCAAGATTTGAAGTCCCAAAGCACTTGAATTTCCCTTTAGGCTTCCATGGTTTTTGGGCTGCTAACACCTAA
- the CCD7 gene encoding carotenoid cleavage dioxygenase 7, chloroplastic isoform X2: protein MKANSLTPSLPLQFPSPVKLPPPTGIRFPSSLTPKAISISTPNTNRISINKNDDDSIAAFWDYQFLFISQRTETENPAVLRLVDGAIPPDFPSGTYYLTGPGMFSDDHGSTVHPLDGHGYLRAFAFEKDEVAFMAKYVKTEAKMEEHDPETDRWRFTHRGPFSVLKGGKKLGNTKVMKNVANTSVLRWGGRLLCLWEGGDPYEIRPEDLDTVGKFSAFDGGGDHDSPSRGGTYDGGFWRFAAELLKPVLYGVFKMPPKRLLSHYKVDAQRNRLLIMSCNAEDMLLPTSHFTFYGAMGAITGVSPMISALSVNTNKSTSPIYLIPRFGEDSNKDCKETIVEVPSRLWVLHVGNAFEIIHEEDGTLDFQIHASSCSYQWFNFKKLFGYNWQTGKLDPSVMNPNETKSKQFPHLVKVCISLSKNGKCEKCSVEPLSQWPKSSDFPIINPKFSGLKHNYLYAATSSGNRRSLPSFPFDMIVKLDAVSSTVRTWFAGNRRFVGEPVFVPKGDEEDDGYLLVVEYAVSIQRCYLIILDAQRFGEADGVVARFEVPKHLNFPLGFHGFWAANT, encoded by the exons ATGAAGGCCAATTCACTCACTCCATCTCTTCCTCTCCAATTTCCATCGCCCGTCAAACTTCCTCCGCCCACCGGTATACGATTTCCATCTTCTCTAACGCCCAAAGCCATATCGATTTCCACTCCAAACACCAACCGGATATCCATCAACAAAAACGACGACGATTCCATCGCAGCCTTTTGGGACTACCAATTCCTCTTCATTTCACAGCGGACCGAGACGGAAAACCCCGCCGTCCTCCGCCTAGTCGATGGCGCCATACCACCAGATTTTCCTTCTGGCACATACTACCTTACTGGACCGGGCATGTTCTCCGACGACCATGGATCGACAGTGCATCCTCTCGACGGGCATGGGTATTTAAGAGCGTTTGCTTTCGAGAAGGATGAGGTGGCTTTCATGGCGAAGTACGTGAAAACGGAGGCGAAAATGGAGGAGCATGATCCGGAGACCGACAGGTGGCGGTTTACGCATAGAGGACCGTTCTCGGTGCTGAAGGGAGGGAAGAAATTAGGGAATACTAAGGTGATGAAAAATGTGGCCAATACGAGTGTGCTTCGGTGGGGTGGCCGCCTTCTCTGCCTTTGGGAGGGCGGCGATCCCTACGAAATTCGGCCGGAGGATTTGGATACGGTTGGGAAGTTTAGTGCTTTTGACGGTGGTGGTGATCATGATTCGCCGTCCCGCGGCGGAACTTACGATGGTGGGTTTTGGCGTTTTGCTGCGGAGCTTTTGAAGCCTGTGCTATACG GAGTATTCAAGATGCCACCAAAGAGGTTATTGTCTCATTACAAAGTTGATGCTCAAAGGAATAGACTTCTCATAATGTCATGCAATGCTGAGGATATGCTTCTACCAACTAGCCATTTCACTTTTTATG GTGCAATGGGTGCAATTACTGGAGTATCTCCAATGATATCTGCACTTAGTGTAAACACAAACAAAAGCACTTCTCCAATTTATTTGATCCCAAGGTTTGGTGAAGATTCAAACAAAGATTGTAAAGAAACTATTGTTGAAGTTCCTTCTAGGCTTTGGGTTCTTCATGTTGGCAATGCCTTTGAGATTATTCATGAAGAAGATGGTACCTTGGACTTCCAAATCCATGCCTCTTCTTGCTCATATCAATGGttcaatttcaaaaaattatttg GTTATAATTGGCAGACTGGAAAACTTGATCCTTCTGTCATGAACCCGAATGAAACCAAAAGTAAGCAATTTCCTCACCTAGTTAAG GTATGCATTAGTTTAAGTAAGAATGGGAAGTGTGAAAAGTGCAGTGTGGAGCCTTTGAGCCAGTGGCCCAAATCCTCAGATTTCCCAATAATAAACCCTAAGTTCTCAGGTCTAAAACACAATTACTTATATGCTGCAACTTCCTCCGGTAATCGGCGGTCGCTACCGTCGTTTCCGTTTGATATGATTGTAAAGCTCGATGCAGTCTCAAGCACTGTCAGAACATGGTTTGCTGGTAATCGGAGATTCGTCGGAGAACCTGTTTTTGTTCCCAaaggagatgaagaagatgatggataTCTTCTCGTGGTTGAG TATGCAGTATCAATACAAAGATGCTATCTTATTATTTTGGACGCTCAAAGATTTGGAGAAGCAGATGGAGTTGTGGCAAGATTTGAAGTCCCAAAGCACTTGAATTTCCCTTTAGGCTTCCATGGTTTTTGGGCTGCTAACACCTAA